In one Stenotrophomonas maltophilia genomic region, the following are encoded:
- a CDS encoding glycosyltransferase family 2 protein: protein MNAAIAAIVVTYQSGSTIDACLSRLRQSQDVAEIRVIDNGSVDGTLDIVQRHASHDPRVRFIGNPDNPGFAAANNQGAADSHSPWLAFINPDLMVEPETLARLRDRAHVLGDSLLGVEQVDEHGHADEAVRRRDPDFLAMLRSPGSGSKLAIPRDPAQTLQPVPALSGALLLMPRTLFDRLGGWDAGYRLHAEDLDLCRRAREAGAVVAIANDLQVTHVRGVSSRSRPFFVEWHKHRGLWRYFRRFEAPQRSLLVQVAVWGAIWAHALLLVPRLLRRSL from the coding sequence TTGAATGCCGCCATTGCCGCCATCGTCGTTACCTACCAGAGCGGCAGCACCATCGATGCCTGCCTGTCGCGGCTGCGCCAGTCGCAGGATGTGGCGGAAATCCGGGTGATCGACAACGGTTCGGTGGATGGCACGCTGGACATCGTGCAGCGGCACGCCAGCCACGACCCGCGCGTGCGCTTCATCGGCAATCCGGACAATCCGGGCTTCGCCGCCGCCAACAACCAGGGCGCGGCCGATTCGCACAGCCCGTGGCTGGCGTTCATCAACCCGGACCTGATGGTCGAGCCGGAAACCCTGGCCAGGCTGCGCGACCGCGCGCACGTGCTCGGTGACTCCCTGCTCGGGGTCGAGCAGGTGGATGAGCACGGCCATGCCGATGAGGCGGTGCGCCGCCGTGATCCGGATTTCCTGGCCATGCTGCGCTCACCGGGCAGCGGCTCGAAACTGGCGATTCCGCGCGATCCGGCACAGACGCTGCAGCCGGTGCCGGCGCTGTCCGGCGCGCTGCTGCTGATGCCGCGGACGCTGTTTGATCGTCTCGGTGGCTGGGACGCCGGTTACCGGTTGCACGCCGAGGACCTGGACCTGTGTCGGCGCGCGCGTGAGGCGGGCGCGGTGGTGGCGATCGCCAACGACCTGCAGGTCACCCATGTCCGCGGCGTGTCCAGCCGTTCGCGGCCCTTCTTCGTCGAGTGGCACAAGCACCGCGGATTGTGGCGTTACTTCCGCAGGTTCGAGGCGCCACAGCGCTCGTTGCTGGTGCAGGTGGCGGTCTGGGGGGCGATCTGGGCGCACGCGCTGCTGCTGGTGCCGAGACTGCTGCGCAGATCCCTGTAG
- the pncB gene encoding nicotinate phosphoribosyltransferase — MPIIQSLLDTDLYKFTMMQAVLHQHPGAQVQYRFKCRTPGIDLARFIDQIDEEIDHLCSLRFSDAELDYMRGLRFVKPDFADFLGLFHLDRKYIQLRASTRVPGEIELDITGPWLHTILFEVPLLAIINEVWFRNTTTPDFAEGERRLQAKAALLRDTPGFEQCRIADYGSRRRYSRDWHARLLPLLRDALGPQLVGTSNVHFARLYGMTPHGTMAHEYLQAFQALGPRLRDSQVAALESWAREYRGDLGIALSDVVGLDAFLRDFDMYFCKLFDGVRHDSGDPFDWGDRMLAHFQQRRVDPRSKVLVFSDGLDIAKVMRLYDYFRGRCQVAFGVGTHLTNDLGPTPLNIVIKMVRCNGQPVAKLSDSPGKSMCDDPGYLAYLRQVFELPDPA; from the coding sequence ATGCCTATCATCCAGTCCCTGCTCGACACCGATCTGTACAAGTTCACCATGATGCAGGCGGTGCTGCACCAGCATCCCGGCGCCCAGGTGCAGTACCGGTTCAAATGCCGCACGCCCGGCATCGACCTGGCCCGCTTCATCGACCAGATCGATGAAGAGATCGACCACCTGTGCAGCCTGCGCTTCAGCGACGCCGAGCTGGATTACATGCGTGGCCTGCGCTTCGTGAAGCCCGATTTCGCCGATTTCCTCGGCCTGTTCCACCTGGACCGCAAGTACATCCAGCTGCGTGCCTCGACCCGGGTGCCCGGCGAGATCGAACTGGACATCACCGGGCCCTGGCTGCATACGATCCTGTTTGAAGTGCCGCTGCTGGCCATCATCAACGAAGTCTGGTTCCGCAACACCACCACGCCCGACTTCGCCGAGGGCGAGCGCCGCCTGCAGGCCAAGGCCGCGCTGCTGCGCGACACCCCCGGCTTCGAGCAATGCCGCATCGCCGACTATGGCAGCCGCCGTCGCTACTCGCGCGACTGGCATGCGCGCCTGCTGCCGCTGCTGCGCGATGCGCTCGGCCCGCAGCTGGTCGGCACCAGCAACGTGCATTTCGCCCGGCTGTACGGCATGACCCCGCACGGCACGATGGCGCACGAGTACCTGCAGGCATTCCAGGCGCTGGGGCCGCGGCTGCGTGATTCGCAGGTGGCGGCATTGGAGTCGTGGGCGCGCGAGTACCGCGGTGACCTGGGCATCGCGCTGTCCGACGTGGTCGGCCTGGACGCCTTCCTGCGCGACTTCGACATGTATTTCTGCAAGCTGTTCGACGGCGTGCGCCATGACTCGGGCGATCCGTTCGACTGGGGCGACCGCATGCTGGCGCATTTCCAGCAGCGCCGGGTCGATCCGCGCAGCAAGGTGCTGGTGTTCAGCGATGGGCTCGACATCGCCAAGGTGATGCGCCTGTACGACTATTTCCGCGGTCGCTGCCAGGTGGCCTTCGGCGTCGGCACCCACCTGACCAACGATCTGGGCCCGACGCCATTGAACATCGTCATCAAGATGGTCCGCTGCAACGGCCAGCCGGTGGCCAAGCTCAGCGATTCGCCGGGCAAGAGCATGTGCGACGACCCCGGCTACCTGGCCTACCTGCGTCAGGTCTTTGAACTGCCGGACCCGGCTTAA
- a CDS encoding fimbrial protein, with protein MHKINIIAALMLAAAPLAANAADGTITFNGKVTDKTCTISTPGGKDFAVTLPTVSKNTLATAGAVAGRTPFAINLTKCSAGNVATYFEPGSTVDFNSGRLINQASANAAGNVQLQLLGSNNQFLPVKAAGTGLAQDNSQWVTVATDGTANLNYYAEYYATAAATPGDVTSSVKYTIIYN; from the coding sequence ATGCACAAGATCAACATCATCGCGGCTCTCATGCTGGCCGCTGCTCCGCTGGCCGCCAACGCTGCCGACGGCACCATCACCTTCAATGGCAAGGTGACCGACAAGACCTGCACCATCTCGACCCCGGGCGGCAAGGACTTCGCCGTTACCCTGCCGACCGTGTCCAAGAACACCCTGGCCACCGCCGGTGCCGTCGCGGGCCGTACCCCGTTCGCCATCAACCTGACCAAGTGCAGCGCCGGCAACGTCGCCACCTACTTCGAGCCGGGTTCGACCGTTGACTTCAACAGCGGCCGCCTGATCAACCAGGCTTCGGCCAACGCTGCCGGCAACGTGCAGCTGCAGCTGCTGGGCTCGAACAACCAGTTCCTGCCGGTGAAGGCCGCAGGCACCGGTCTGGCCCAGGACAACTCGCAGTGGGTGACCGTTGCCACCGACGGCACCGCCAACCTGAACTACTACGCCGAGTACTACGCCACTGCCGCCGCCACCCCGGGCGACGTCACCAGCAGCGTCAAGTACACGATCATCTACAACTGA
- a CDS encoding fimbrial biogenesis chaperone, with protein sequence MKALFPRALLLAASTLLFCQEAMAGVVVNGTRVIYPAQSREVTVQVDNVGDSPALVQAWIDSGDANQTADTSDAPFVLTPPISRVEPGRSQALRLIFSGAQLPTDRESVFWLNVLDVPPSPDNAENGEQNYLQVAFRSRLKLFYRPQGLKGVANDAPAALRWTRSGDRLRVENPSPFHVTLAEVHAVTGSSEKAVEDKGTMVAPKQNLEFAAPAGTTEVRFITINDYGGRVEHKVRLDSTGG encoded by the coding sequence ATGAAAGCTCTCTTTCCCCGGGCGCTGCTGCTGGCAGCGTCGACGCTGCTCTTCTGCCAGGAAGCCATGGCAGGCGTGGTGGTCAATGGCACGCGTGTGATCTATCCGGCGCAGTCGCGCGAAGTCACCGTGCAGGTCGACAACGTGGGCGACTCGCCCGCGCTGGTGCAGGCCTGGATCGACAGTGGCGACGCCAACCAGACGGCCGACACCAGTGATGCCCCGTTCGTGCTGACGCCGCCGATCAGCCGCGTCGAGCCGGGCCGCAGCCAGGCGCTGCGCCTGATCTTCTCCGGCGCGCAGCTGCCGACCGATCGCGAGTCGGTGTTCTGGCTGAACGTGCTGGACGTGCCGCCGTCGCCGGACAACGCCGAGAACGGTGAGCAGAACTACCTGCAGGTCGCGTTCCGTTCGCGCCTGAAGCTTTTCTATCGGCCGCAGGGCCTGAAGGGCGTCGCCAACGACGCACCGGCAGCCCTGCGCTGGACCCGCAGCGGTGACCGCCTGCGGGTGGAGAACCCGAGCCCCTTCCACGTGACCCTGGCCGAAGTGCATGCCGTGACCGGCAGCAGCGAAAAGGCGGTCGAGGACAAGGGAACGATGGTCGCACCGAAGCAGAACCTGGAGTTCGCCGCACCGGCGGGCACCACCGAGGTGCGCTTCATCACCATCAACGATTACGGCGGTCGGGTGGAGCACAAGGTCCGCCTCGACAGCACCGGGGGCTGA
- a CDS encoding fimbria/pilus outer membrane usher protein codes for MSIHQALCLLAAGVACPGWALAAPANLGEQALMAQTGAATARAPESAQFNSSFLSGQAKQVDLAAFSNGNPMVAGTYRVDVYVNGAWQGRRDVQFKADAQGRVDACLALPMLEEMGVDSEAVLLQQDPSVPTDTSTCVPVQQRMANAYGVYDSGNLRYDLSIPQVFLRREARGYVNPALWDRGINAGFVGYSFNAIDSDSRVEGGQRNRSAYLGLNAGLNLGGWQFRHDSNLTWTEGDGRHWQSIATYAQRGIPKIRGMLTVGEAYTTGELFESIGYRGASLASDDRMLPDSLRGYAPVVRGIAETNARVEVRQNQQLIYSSTVSPGSFVIDDLYPTGYGGDLEVSVIEADGRRREFKVPFGSVPQMLREGVSRYSLTAGQVRNELLRDEPWLAQGTYQRGIGNQLTLYGGSALSEGYVSLLYGIGLSTRIGAFAADVTHARTSFNHYGDHTGASVRLSYSNMIGETGTNLTLAAYRYSTEGYYSLQDALYGRDADDRGIDPTTRGRQRSQFQLTLNQPLGRRAGALYVTGSVRDFYDRSGTSKQYQVGYNNAWRSVNYGFSALRTEEGILGRADTQYLFSMSVPLGRGTHPVSFSADLGARDRGGYDNSRVGITGSAGVDNNFSYGVALSDSREGNTTAVGNAEYRSRYTALNATYSHSSDFRQASVGANGSVVMHPGGVTFTPQRGDTMVLVEAPGARDAQVTNAPGLRIDGRGYAVVPYVSPYRLNTVTLDPQGMAHDVELESSSQSVAPFAGAISYLRFDTRKGNALLIQVRNPDGRTLPFGAQVKDEQGQPVGMVSQGGRLYVRSEQDHGRLQVEWGAGADQRCTVDYQVPAGADASKTGFIPLEAACR; via the coding sequence TTGTCGATCCATCAGGCGCTTTGCCTGTTGGCTGCCGGCGTGGCCTGCCCAGGATGGGCGCTGGCTGCCCCGGCCAATCTCGGCGAACAGGCGCTGATGGCGCAGACTGGGGCGGCGACCGCGCGTGCGCCGGAGTCGGCGCAGTTCAACTCCAGCTTCCTCTCCGGCCAGGCCAAGCAGGTCGATCTGGCGGCCTTCAGCAACGGCAATCCGATGGTCGCCGGCACCTATCGCGTGGACGTCTACGTCAATGGCGCCTGGCAGGGCCGCCGCGACGTGCAGTTCAAGGCGGATGCACAGGGGCGCGTCGATGCCTGCCTGGCGCTGCCGATGCTCGAGGAAATGGGCGTGGACAGCGAGGCGGTGCTGCTGCAGCAGGATCCGTCGGTGCCGACCGATACCTCCACGTGCGTGCCGGTGCAGCAGCGCATGGCCAATGCCTATGGCGTCTATGACAGCGGCAACCTGCGTTACGACCTGAGCATCCCGCAGGTGTTCCTGCGCCGCGAAGCGCGTGGCTACGTCAACCCCGCGCTGTGGGACCGTGGCATCAACGCCGGCTTCGTCGGCTACAGCTTCAATGCCATCGACAGCGACAGCCGCGTCGAAGGCGGACAGCGCAACCGCAGCGCCTATCTGGGCCTGAATGCCGGCCTGAACCTGGGTGGCTGGCAGTTCCGCCACGATTCCAACCTGACCTGGACCGAGGGCGACGGCCGCCACTGGCAGAGCATCGCCACCTACGCCCAGCGCGGCATCCCGAAGATCCGCGGCATGCTCACTGTGGGCGAGGCCTACACCACCGGCGAACTGTTCGAGTCGATCGGATACCGGGGTGCCAGCCTGGCCAGTGACGACCGCATGCTGCCCGATTCGCTGCGCGGCTACGCGCCGGTGGTGCGCGGCATCGCCGAGACCAATGCGCGGGTGGAAGTCCGGCAGAACCAGCAGCTGATCTATTCCTCCACCGTATCGCCGGGCAGCTTCGTCATCGACGATCTGTACCCGACCGGTTACGGCGGTGACCTGGAAGTGAGCGTGATCGAGGCCGATGGCCGCCGCCGCGAGTTCAAGGTGCCGTTCGGTTCGGTGCCGCAGATGCTGCGCGAAGGCGTCTCCCGCTACTCGTTGACCGCCGGCCAGGTCCGCAACGAGCTGCTGCGCGATGAACCCTGGCTGGCGCAGGGTACCTACCAGCGCGGCATCGGCAACCAGCTGACCCTGTACGGCGGCAGCGCGCTGAGCGAAGGCTACGTTTCACTGCTGTACGGCATTGGCCTGTCCACCCGGATCGGTGCGTTCGCGGCCGATGTCACCCATGCCCGTACGTCGTTCAACCACTACGGCGACCACACCGGCGCCAGCGTGCGCCTGAGCTACAGCAACATGATCGGCGAAACCGGGACCAACCTGACCCTGGCCGCCTATCGTTATTCGACCGAAGGCTACTACAGCCTGCAGGACGCCCTGTACGGACGCGACGCGGATGATCGCGGCATCGACCCGACCACCCGTGGCCGCCAGCGCAGCCAGTTCCAGCTGACCCTGAACCAGCCGCTGGGCCGCCGTGCCGGTGCGCTGTACGTCACCGGTTCGGTGCGTGACTTCTACGACCGTTCCGGCACCTCCAAGCAGTACCAGGTGGGCTACAACAACGCCTGGCGCTCGGTGAACTACGGTTTCTCGGCACTGCGCACCGAAGAAGGCATCCTCGGCCGGGCCGACACCCAGTACCTGTTCTCGATGAGCGTTCCGCTGGGCCGCGGGACCCATCCGGTGTCGTTCAGCGCCGACCTGGGCGCGCGTGACCGTGGTGGCTACGACAACAGCCGCGTGGGCATCACCGGTTCGGCCGGCGTCGACAACAACTTCAGCTACGGCGTGGCCCTGTCCGATTCCCGCGAGGGCAACACCACCGCGGTCGGCAACGCCGAGTACCGCAGCCGCTACACCGCGTTGAACGCGACCTACAGCCATTCCAGCGATTTCCGCCAGGCATCGGTGGGCGCCAACGGCAGCGTGGTCATGCATCCGGGCGGCGTCACCTTCACTCCGCAGCGTGGCGATACCATGGTGCTGGTCGAGGCGCCGGGCGCGCGCGACGCGCAGGTGACCAACGCACCGGGCCTGCGCATCGATGGTCGCGGCTACGCCGTGGTGCCGTACGTATCGCCGTACCGCCTGAACACTGTGACCCTCGATCCGCAGGGCATGGCGCATGACGTCGAGCTGGAAAGCAGCAGCCAGTCGGTTGCACCGTTTGCCGGTGCCATCAGCTACCTGCGCTTCGATACCCGCAAGGGCAACGCGCTGCTGATCCAGGTGCGCAATCCCGATGGCCGCACCCTGCCGTTTGGCGCACAGGTCAAGGACGAGCAGGGCCAGCCGGTGGGCATGGTCAGCCAGGGTGGCCGCCTGTATGTGCGCAGCGAGCAGGATCACGGCCGCCTGCAGGTGGAGTGGGGCGCCGGCGCCGACCAGCGCTGCACCGTCGATTACCAGGTTCCGGCGGGCGCCGATGCGTCCAAGACCGGCTTCATCCCGCTGGAGGCAGCATGCCGATGA
- a CDS encoding fimbrial protein: protein MPMILSRGRKALAALAVLTGALVAAPAFASCYITQSGFQPQDVTMDMGQIVILPSTPVGGVIKELIVNINQRNSVAYCDSRGGNASGRFVNAAQQTPVPGFSNVYATDVAGVGIRVYRDSGDIQTYYPHTLILRSNTNLSLSGGRFRVELIKTAAQTGSGVIAPNGRFTTYYYDGDSASRPVLTSTFKGSGTTVVSPTCEVDAGSRNIAVDFGSVPNTSFTGVGSRAVNRDFDIRLNCQGSNVAAYQSKIGIRLDADQDSSNMPGVLKLSAAANSATRIGIQMVQRDGTTEREVRFGQAINVGTTIPGTSTMTLPLRARYVQTQAGTVGAGVANGQATFTIQYE, encoded by the coding sequence ATGCCGATGATTCTTTCCCGTGGCCGCAAGGCGCTGGCCGCACTGGCCGTGCTCACGGGCGCCCTCGTGGCGGCGCCTGCGTTTGCCAGTTGCTACATCACCCAGTCCGGGTTCCAACCCCAAGACGTGACCATGGACATGGGCCAGATCGTGATTCTTCCCAGCACCCCGGTCGGCGGCGTGATCAAGGAACTCATTGTCAACATCAATCAACGCAACAGCGTCGCTTACTGCGATAGCCGGGGCGGCAACGCCAGCGGTCGCTTCGTCAATGCGGCACAGCAGACGCCGGTACCAGGATTCAGCAACGTATACGCAACCGACGTGGCAGGTGTTGGCATTCGCGTCTATCGCGATTCCGGTGATATCCAGACCTACTATCCTCACACGCTGATCCTGCGAAGCAATACCAACCTCTCGTTGAGCGGAGGCCGCTTCCGTGTCGAACTGATCAAGACAGCAGCTCAGACAGGATCGGGCGTTATCGCGCCGAATGGACGTTTCACCACCTATTACTACGATGGCGACAGTGCCAGCCGGCCGGTGCTGACCTCCACCTTCAAGGGATCGGGCACGACCGTGGTCAGCCCGACCTGCGAGGTGGACGCCGGCAGCCGCAACATCGCGGTGGACTTCGGCAGTGTCCCCAACACCTCGTTCACCGGCGTCGGTTCGCGCGCGGTCAACCGTGACTTCGACATCCGCCTGAACTGCCAGGGCAGCAATGTTGCTGCCTACCAGAGCAAGATCGGCATCCGCCTGGATGCCGACCAGGACAGCTCCAACATGCCGGGCGTGCTGAAGCTCAGCGCGGCTGCCAACAGCGCGACCCGCATCGGCATCCAGATGGTCCAGCGCGATGGCACCACCGAGCGCGAAGTGCGCTTCGGCCAGGCGATCAATGTCGGCACCACCATACCGGGTACCAGCACCATGACCCTGCCGCTGCGCGCCCGCTATGTACAGACCCAGGCCGGTACCGTCGGTGCCGGTGTCGCGAACGGACAGGCGACTTTCACCATCCAGTACGAGTAA
- a CDS encoding BcsE family c-di-GMP-binding protein, whose amino-acid sequence MTAPHLAIAGLPPEFVEMHGGGLYWVVAAGSAPADLVGAGVLGSASDVQDAVLATLGRGADAMLAELPPGEGPARLRLFRSSAAAMQRTLRGLAVDLPRAATAATRLCMVQFPLAALEGWSDARLAAWNRQLQAWAEQAGTVLLLLCHGEVATLAPRLLALNRTCSGVAQLHPHRGALQLLLHYWANAHGVVARRAFAIEAAEGGLRRVPEEADSVLSAVEASGGDRDLYLAEADVLEGAPPLSPAWRLHDGWADLLPSALQAREATVVLAIRSNDQVDTLARLLHRLRRERGDLLKLVVREVQPCLRYADERLLLQCGGNMVVPAATPLPRLLTLLETVQRQRWQGQLAADPEPLIRAHRPPEVNGIVAADRFRQIVGERIDQDGSAVESAVLALQPVAGLRAEQTLQQLNIRRQGDVACVYRGQVRLFLFGCRRDAVEQALSNLYRLPWRELFDGYQRLAEYDIAAMNARGSDSESETLPAPAVPLPQPAAPVNEVAFNAPIPFRLGDSA is encoded by the coding sequence ATGACAGCGCCCCATCTTGCCATCGCCGGTTTGCCGCCCGAGTTCGTCGAGATGCACGGCGGTGGGCTGTACTGGGTCGTCGCGGCCGGAAGCGCGCCGGCCGACCTGGTCGGCGCAGGTGTGCTGGGTTCGGCCAGCGACGTGCAGGACGCCGTGCTGGCGACGCTGGGGCGCGGCGCCGATGCGATGCTGGCCGAGCTGCCGCCGGGGGAGGGGCCGGCGCGGTTGCGTCTGTTCCGTTCCTCGGCCGCTGCCATGCAGCGGACCCTGCGCGGTCTGGCGGTTGATCTTCCCCGCGCGGCCACCGCCGCGACCCGCCTGTGCATGGTGCAGTTTCCGCTGGCGGCGCTGGAAGGCTGGAGCGATGCCCGGCTGGCGGCATGGAACCGGCAGCTGCAAGCCTGGGCGGAGCAGGCCGGCACGGTGCTGCTGCTGCTTTGCCACGGTGAAGTGGCCACCCTGGCGCCGCGCCTGCTGGCCTTGAACCGGACCTGTTCCGGCGTCGCCCAGCTGCATCCGCACCGCGGTGCGCTGCAGCTGCTGCTGCATTACTGGGCCAACGCCCATGGTGTGGTGGCCCGCCGTGCCTTCGCGATCGAAGCGGCAGAAGGCGGGTTGCGCCGCGTGCCAGAAGAGGCGGACAGCGTGCTCTCTGCGGTCGAGGCCAGCGGCGGCGATCGTGATCTGTACCTGGCCGAGGCCGACGTGCTGGAAGGCGCTCCGCCGCTGTCGCCCGCCTGGCGGCTCCACGATGGCTGGGCGGACCTGCTGCCTTCGGCGCTGCAGGCGCGCGAGGCCACCGTGGTGCTGGCGATCCGCAGCAACGACCAGGTGGACACACTGGCACGCCTGCTGCATCGGCTGCGCCGCGAGCGCGGCGACCTGCTGAAGCTGGTGGTGCGCGAGGTGCAACCGTGCCTGCGCTACGCCGACGAGCGCCTGCTGCTGCAGTGCGGCGGCAACATGGTGGTGCCGGCGGCGACTCCGCTGCCGCGGCTACTGACGCTGCTGGAGACGGTGCAGCGGCAGCGTTGGCAGGGGCAGCTGGCGGCCGACCCCGAACCGTTGATCCGTGCCCACCGGCCACCGGAAGTGAATGGAATCGTGGCGGCCGACCGCTTCCGGCAGATCGTCGGCGAACGCATCGATCAGGACGGCAGCGCGGTGGAAAGCGCCGTGCTGGCGCTGCAGCCGGTGGCCGGGCTGCGCGCGGAACAGACCCTGCAGCAGTTGAACATCCGCAGGCAGGGGGATGTGGCCTGCGTGTACCGCGGCCAGGTCCGCCTGTTCCTGTTCGGCTGCCGCCGCGATGCGGTCGAACAGGCGCTCTCCAACCTGTACCGGCTGCCCTGGCGCGAGCTGTTCGATGGCTACCAGCGCCTGGCCGAGTACGACATCGCAGCGATGAATGCCCGCGGCAGCGACTCCGAATCCGAGACGCTGCCCGCCCCTGCCGTTCCGTTGCCGCAACCCGCGGCCCCGGTCAACGAGGTCGCATTCAACGCCCCCATCCCGTTCCGGTTGGGAGATTCCGCATGA
- the bcsF gene encoding cellulose biosynthesis protein BcsF, protein MTTDQQLWTLIAACALVMIPFGVMLGALWRAMRRRAASWLPPRHLRRAGVRVRDARRPQ, encoded by the coding sequence ATGACCACCGACCAGCAGCTGTGGACGCTGATCGCGGCCTGTGCGCTGGTGATGATTCCGTTCGGCGTGATGCTGGGCGCGCTGTGGCGCGCGATGCGTCGCCGCGCAGCGTCCTGGCTGCCCCCACGGCACCTGCGGCGGGCGGGCGTGCGGGTGCGCGATGCGCGGAGGCCGCAATGA
- the bcsG gene encoding cellulose biosynthesis protein BcsG: MSAQLTPASRFVWSDLRGWNLYFLSKVVLAWMGALDLKILPNLLFLAALLVPLPWRWARITRTVVAVPVAVVLYYQDTWWPPFQRLLAQPGVLDFSADYWLELAQRFINWQMVAVLVLLVVAYLLLKPWLRITTLSVLGMLGMAVVALPLPAGLNWGTSQATAATGGADAAAGAAGALAPASNETLNAWLAAFYQQQSGLKTVFPAPASAAPFDVIILNICSLAWSDLDEVGMRQNTLLDHMDLIFDDFNSATAYSGPAAIRLLRASCGQTSHTALFDPVPAECQLFSNLQRLGFQSELAMNHDGHFDNFIGELSQYGGLQARPMDISAFPRALVAFDKSPLRRDGDVLNAWWKQRQAEQAQQVALFYNTISLHDGNRIVGADGRANAADYKARAQMVLGDMAGFVEAVERSGRRAMIVVVPEHGAALHGDRMQIPGMREIPSPSITHVPVGVKLVGMGTPASGGPRHVPEPSSYLALSELVSRVYALNAQSPSGARDWDSLLQGLPRTPSVSENEGAKVIDYGGKPWLQLQGSQAWNPYPEDKR; the protein is encoded by the coding sequence ATGAGCGCACAGCTGACGCCCGCATCGCGGTTCGTGTGGTCGGACCTGCGCGGCTGGAACCTGTATTTCCTGTCCAAGGTGGTGCTGGCCTGGATGGGCGCGCTGGACCTGAAGATCCTGCCCAACCTGTTGTTCCTGGCCGCCCTGCTGGTGCCACTGCCGTGGCGATGGGCACGCATCACACGCACGGTCGTCGCCGTGCCGGTGGCCGTGGTGCTCTACTACCAGGACACCTGGTGGCCGCCCTTCCAGCGTCTTCTCGCACAGCCGGGCGTGCTCGATTTCTCCGCCGACTACTGGCTGGAGCTGGCGCAGCGCTTCATCAACTGGCAGATGGTCGCGGTGCTGGTGCTGCTGGTGGTTGCCTACCTGCTGCTGAAACCGTGGCTGCGCATCACGACGCTGAGCGTGCTGGGCATGCTGGGCATGGCGGTGGTGGCACTGCCATTGCCGGCGGGCCTGAACTGGGGAACGTCGCAGGCCACCGCAGCGACCGGCGGTGCTGACGCCGCTGCCGGCGCTGCCGGTGCACTTGCGCCGGCCAGCAACGAGACACTCAATGCCTGGCTGGCGGCCTTCTACCAGCAGCAGTCGGGCCTGAAGACGGTGTTCCCGGCGCCGGCCAGCGCTGCGCCGTTCGACGTCATCATCCTCAACATCTGTTCGCTGGCATGGAGTGATCTGGACGAAGTCGGCATGCGCCAGAACACGCTGCTGGACCACATGGACCTGATCTTCGACGATTTCAACTCGGCCACCGCCTACAGCGGACCGGCGGCGATCCGCCTGCTGCGCGCCAGCTGCGGACAGACCTCGCACACCGCATTGTTCGACCCGGTGCCAGCCGAATGCCAGTTGTTCTCCAACCTGCAGCGCCTGGGTTTCCAGAGCGAGCTGGCGATGAACCACGATGGGCACTTCGACAACTTCATCGGCGAACTGAGCCAGTACGGTGGGTTGCAGGCACGGCCGATGGACATCAGCGCGTTTCCCCGGGCGCTGGTCGCGTTCGACAAGTCGCCGCTGCGCCGCGATGGTGACGTGCTGAACGCCTGGTGGAAGCAGCGCCAGGCCGAACAGGCGCAGCAGGTCGCGCTGTTCTACAACACGATCTCCCTGCACGACGGCAACCGCATCGTCGGCGCCGACGGTCGTGCCAACGCGGCTGACTACAAGGCCCGCGCGCAGATGGTGCTGGGTGACATGGCAGGCTTCGTCGAAGCGGTGGAGCGCAGTGGCCGTCGCGCCATGATCGTCGTGGTGCCCGAGCATGGCGCGGCGCTGCATGGCGACCGCATGCAGATTCCCGGCATGCGGGAGATTCCCAGCCCCTCGATCACCCATGTGCCGGTCGGCGTCAAGCTGGTCGGGATGGGCACGCCGGCCAGCGGAGGGCCGCGTCATGTGCCCGAACCCAGCAGCTATCTGGCCCTCTCCGAACTGGTGTCGCGGGTGTATGCGCTGAACGCGCAGTCGCCGTCGGGAGCGCGCGACTGGGACAGCCTGCTGCAGGGGCTGCCACGTACGCCCTCGGTGTCGGAGAACGAAGGCGCCAAGGTCATCGATTACGGTGGCAAGCCCTGGCTGCAGCTGCAGGGCAGCCAGGCCTGGAACCCGTACCCGGAGGACAAACGCTGA
- the bcsR gene encoding cellulose biosynthesis protein BcsR produces MADILAVASTLSVEEDDIDLLRRSLGMPGLPYVDFSAQNERARALARWPLLAELERQP; encoded by the coding sequence ATGGCCGACATCTTGGCCGTTGCCAGCACGCTTTCGGTGGAGGAGGACGACATCGATCTGCTGCGTCGCAGCCTGGGCATGCCCGGGTTGCCCTACGTGGACTTCTCGGCGCAGAACGAACGTGCCCGGGCACTGGCACGCTGGCCGTTGCTGGCCGAGCTGGAGCGGCAGCCATGA